TACGATCCTGCTGGGCACACTTTGCTGGATGCTCGGCCTGCGCATCGGACGGCTGATGCTACGCAAAGGTGCCACAGCAAATGATTTATTTGCCGGAAATAAAGTCGTTGTTATTCTCGTCCTCGCGCTATATCTCGGCCTCGTCGCCCTCGCCGTAAACTTGCCACAATGGCAAGGATTGCCGCTGCATTGGCGCGTCTACGGGATGCAAGTTAGTTGGACCATTATTCGAGTATTGCTGCTAGGGGCCTGCGGCGTCGGCTACGCCGTTTGCTGGAAAACCGCCCGCAACCAAATTGGCTATTTGATCTTAGTAGGCGCCTTAGGGCTGGTTTGTTTCACCGGCGTCGAAAGCTACTTCCTCTCACCGATTCATGCTCAGCTTTCCAATACCCTGCGGCCCAATGGCGTTTATCGTCAGTCCGGCAATAGTAGCTGTGCCCCCGCCGCCCTGGCGACCCTATTTCAACGCTGGCATATGCCGCAAGTGACCGAATCCGTCGCCGCCAAACATGCAGGCACCAGCCGCCTCGGCACAAGCATGCCGCAGGTCTTGCAAGCCGTACAAGAATTAGATATGGATGGCGTTGAGCTGTCCCCCACCTGGGCCCAAATGCGGCGGATTAATCGTCCCGGAATCCTCGCCGTATGGCAGTTTGCTGGGGGACGAAAACTGCCCCATGCCGTCGCGCTAATGGCGATGACTGCCGATAGTGCCGTGATCGCCGATCCCGCCCGTGGCAAATATATCCGGGTCACACGATCGGAATTCGATCGCATGTGGCGCAACGAATATTTGCCGATCTATCGCCCGGAAGATGATGACCTATCGCCGTCGAAGGCCCGCGAATATCTCCGTAAATTAGGTTACGAGACAACGAGCACGATCGATGCGATTCGCACGTTTCAGACCGATCTCGGCATGACCGCCACGGGCAAACTCGACAAGCAAACCATCCTCCTGTTGACCGGCAAATTTATTAAAGATGCCCCGACCTTAGATGAGCAGCAGTTTTTGCAGGATGTTTTGGCGCGGATGAACTGTGCTGATGCCCCCGAGCTTTGTCCCTGGTAGCCGCTGACCGCTTACTTGAGGGTTTCCAGAATGCGCGTAACCCGATCTACCCCAACCCGATCGCCCTGCTGTTTGAAGCGGTCGATCGCGGCTTGGAAAGATTTAATGGCTGCCGGTTTATTGTCCAGTAGGGCGTAGGCCAGTCCTTGATGTTCATGATGGATGGGATTATTCGGCTGTCCGGTGATGGCGGCATCGCAGCGCTTGATCGCATTGGTCTGGCCTAATCCAGCATTTACATAGCATTGTGTAGATTCCAGCCGGTAGCGATCGTCCGTGCTCTGGTCAAAAATTTGGGTGTTGTGCGTTAGTGTGTTGGGTGTCGTTGAGGCGGAATTCATCGCCACTGGATTGGTTGTCGTACTTGCCCGTTGGCAATCGACAGCCGCCGCTTGAAAATCGCCAAGCCGGGCCTGGGCCAAACAGCGCTGTTGATAACTCACCTTTGAGGGCTGGCGTTGAATCGCTTGGGTTGCATCATCAAAGGCGGCTTTGTAGTTGCCGATCGCTAGATAAGCCGTGGCCCGATCGGTGTAGCTGTTGGCCGGATTCACTTTGCGCTGAATATTCCGACTCAAATCAGCGATCGCCTGGTTGTATTGGAACGTGGCGAGATAGCTTTGTGCCCGGTGCTGGTAGACAGCATTGAGCAGTTTGCCATCGGTGGGCGCGAGTTGCATAACGCGCCCAAAGTCATTGATGCTGCCACTGAAGTCACGATTCTGGGCGCGGGCTTGACCCCGTGCAAGATAGAGCGCGGCATTACTTGGATTCAGTTGCAGCGCCTGGCTATAGTTCGCAATTCGCCAAGCTGGATTTGTTTGTGCTTCAGCCGCCTTGACCCAATCAGTCGCGGTTTTGAGTTGGGGTTGGCGATTGCGGTTGAGTAGGATAAAACCATCGCTAACAATTTGACTCGATTCATTGCGGCTGTTGCCCGCGATGCTCCGGATGCTGCTGACCGTTGTGCGGATGCTGTCGATAAACGGATTGCTTGCAGCGGCTGGTCCGAAAAATCGCGGAATCAGTGAATTGAAAATAAAGGCGGTACTACTACTGCCGTTGAGATAAAAGTAACCGGCATCGGACTTTGGCAGTGGGGCGATCGCCTCTTGAAAGTTGGGAGAGTCAGCCAGGGGTTGCCACGGTTTCGGGATTAGAAGTGGATCGATGCCCGATTGAATTAAAACGGTATCTGGCTTAATCCAACTGTAAGAAAGGATATTTTGGCTGGGTGTTTTAGCATTGCCGATCGTGTTGAGACTAATGACTTCAGTTCCGTTGATTTGTTTGGATTGGGACTGAATTGCTTGGGGATTTTGTTCTTGGATATGTCGGGTGACTTTGTTGATTGTATTTTCAGCCAGGGTGCGATCGCTGGTTTGAATCACTGCCCCCAAGCTCAGATCAACCTGGAATTTCGATGACAGAAATCCTTGTTTTGTCGGAAAAGCAAACAGCGCAATTTCCTGATCCATCCACGGCGTAATGTCTTTAGCATCAACGCCCAAGAGGGTTTGGCTGAATAGCTGTAACGGCGCCGCGAAGATCTGTACAGCGGGATTAAGCACGGTTGATTTGCCATCATCACTGGGGATGCCGGTGTCCAGATTGAGTGATTTTGCCAGTCCAGCAACGCCTTCTTTCGCGCTAACAAAGCCATAACTATTCGCAGGGACCTGGCTGAGAATATTGCTGGGTGTGCTGGGAATGGCCGGTTGTGGCGGCAGCGGTGTTTTCCGTGTGACAGTGGACTGGATGCGTAAACCGTTTGGTTCGGCCCAGAGCAACCCATTGAAGTCTTTATAAGCATCGCCGATCGCCGCCAACGATTTGCTGAGCGCGATCGGGTCGATCGGTAGCTGGGGAATGCCGGGAAAGGGTGACTGGGGAAATGTCGGTGGGACTTGGGTGTCTGGATCTTTCGGGTTTGTTTCTGGGCCTGTAAACGCCGGAATGAATTTGCTGTAGTCACCTACCCCAGCGACTAGGGCTTGACTGTACTGCGGATGTTGGGTGAGTTTTTGGAATGCTTCAGTGCGGCTGAAGCGGGGTTGGTCAAGCTGATCAATAATCGCCTTAATGTTCTCCGACTTTTCGGTCCCAACGACATAACCCTTGGGCAGGTAGGCGATTGCCCAACCCGGCATGACGATCGGTTTTATCGGCGGTTCAGATGCCGCGTTGGGTTCAGTTTCAGTTGGCTTTCCCGGTGGCTCCGGTTCCGTGGCTGCACCGTCAGGCTTCTCCAGTGATGTGGCGTCACCCAATGTCAACTGCTCTGGCTCCCAAGACAGAATGCGAATGTCTTTATATTGTTCGGTTTTGACCGGTTTATCTTTTTGGGCAATGGCCCGATCGAGAAACTGCGGTACGAGGTCCGCCTTTTGAACGGGTGCAATGACCACCATCACGCCCGTTTCGAGATAGCCAAAGGCGAATTTCTCCCCGATCCAGGGTTGAATATCCGTATGAAAATTCACGCCCGGTGCCAGGAATTCAAACAGCAGGCTCGGTGCCGAAAAGTCCTGGGGAAAAAGGCCAAACCGGGTGAGCTGATTCCAGCTTGCTGATTTGGCATCGATGACGATGATGCCTGCGGCATTGGCGGGGAGGAGGTCGGCTGGATGGTTTGTGGCTGCTTCGACTGGCTGGGGGATAGCCGTTTTGATGGCAACTGGCGGCATTGCTTGGGGCCTGACTTCCGCTTGAGCGGGTAATAAATTCGCGGTGATACCCCCGCTGAAAACTGCCGCGATCAAAGCCAGATGAGAACTAGTCACTAAACGCATAAGACACTCTTGCCCACAGCAACGCCGATGGCATCTATACTATGCGCAATCGCGGATTTGAATCGGAAATCCTAGGATTCTTTGGGTTTATGGTGATAGCGCCACCAGGCCCGGACTAACCGAATTTCGTCGTAGCCGTAGGTATCCCCGAGCTTTTCGCGAATACTGCTCAGGGACAGATCGCCCACAACCCCGATCGCTGTAATAATTGCCTGTTGCCGCTCCGGTGACACGAGTTGGTCGAGGTCAACTTGATAGCCAGTTTCCAGCAAGTCGGCTAAATGTCCCAGCACTGTCCCAAATCGCAGATCACGGGTTTCTGCAATGTCCGCTGGCTTCATCCCCTGCTGCTGTAAACGCAGGGTTTCCAAATGTGTATTGCCGACATTCGGCGTCATATCCGGGAGCTTGATATCAACGATTTCGCGCACGGTTGCCGCATCACCGCCGATCGGTAAACCATTGTCTTCCCGGAATTCGATGATTTCCGCAATAAAGGTATCACCATACTGCGCCAGCTTGCGGCTACCGACGCCGGACACCTGGGCAAACTGCTCCCGGTTCTGCGGTTGGCTGCGGGACATGGCGCGTAGGGTGGCATTGGAGAATACCACATAGGGCGGCACACTTTGGTCGTCGGCCAGGCGTTTCCGTAACTGTTGCAACTGTTGGAATAATGCGTCGGCTTCGGGGTTGTCGGTTTGCAATGTTGCTTTGCTGACATCGCGGCGCGTGGGGGCAATGGCGATCATCACTTGCCGTTGTCCCCGGAGCACTTCCCAACTCA
This window of the Romeriopsis navalis LEGE 11480 genome carries:
- a CDS encoding DUF3352 domain-containing protein, translating into MRLVTSSHLALIAAVFSGGITANLLPAQAEVRPQAMPPVAIKTAIPQPVEAATNHPADLLPANAAGIIVIDAKSASWNQLTRFGLFPQDFSAPSLLFEFLAPGVNFHTDIQPWIGEKFAFGYLETGVMVVIAPVQKADLVPQFLDRAIAQKDKPVKTEQYKDIRILSWEPEQLTLGDATSLEKPDGAATEPEPPGKPTETEPNAASEPPIKPIVMPGWAIAYLPKGYVVGTEKSENIKAIIDQLDQPRFSRTEAFQKLTQHPQYSQALVAGVGDYSKFIPAFTGPETNPKDPDTQVPPTFPQSPFPGIPQLPIDPIALSKSLAAIGDAYKDFNGLLWAEPNGLRIQSTVTRKTPLPPQPAIPSTPSNILSQVPANSYGFVSAKEGVAGLAKSLNLDTGIPSDDGKSTVLNPAVQIFAAPLQLFSQTLLGVDAKDITPWMDQEIALFAFPTKQGFLSSKFQVDLSLGAVIQTSDRTLAENTINKVTRHIQEQNPQAIQSQSKQINGTEVISLNTIGNAKTPSQNILSYSWIKPDTVLIQSGIDPLLIPKPWQPLADSPNFQEAIAPLPKSDAGYFYLNGSSSTAFIFNSLIPRFFGPAAASNPFIDSIRTTVSSIRSIAGNSRNESSQIVSDGFILLNRNRQPQLKTATDWVKAAEAQTNPAWRIANYSQALQLNPSNAALYLARGQARAQNRDFSGSINDFGRVMQLAPTDGKLLNAVYQHRAQSYLATFQYNQAIADLSRNIQRKVNPANSYTDRATAYLAIGNYKAAFDDATQAIQRQPSKVSYQQRCLAQARLGDFQAAAVDCQRASTTTNPVAMNSASTTPNTLTHNTQIFDQSTDDRYRLESTQCYVNAGLGQTNAIKRCDAAITGQPNNPIHHEHQGLAYALLDNKPAAIKSFQAAIDRFKQQGDRVGVDRVTRILETLK
- a CDS encoding cysteine peptidase family C39 domain-containing protein, with amino-acid sequence MIWEIIVTILLGTLCWMLGLRIGRLMLRKGATANDLFAGNKVVVILVLALYLGLVALAVNLPQWQGLPLHWRVYGMQVSWTIIRVLLLGACGVGYAVCWKTARNQIGYLILVGALGLVCFTGVESYFLSPIHAQLSNTLRPNGVYRQSGNSSCAPAALATLFQRWHMPQVTESVAAKHAGTSRLGTSMPQVLQAVQELDMDGVELSPTWAQMRRINRPGILAVWQFAGGRKLPHAVALMAMTADSAVIADPARGKYIRVTRSEFDRMWRNEYLPIYRPEDDDLSPSKAREYLRKLGYETTSTIDAIRTFQTDLGMTATGKLDKQTILLLTGKFIKDAPTLDEQQFLQDVLARMNCADAPELCPW